In a genomic window of Methanoregula sp. UBA64:
- the glnA gene encoding type I glutamate--ammonia ligase — MAQKTTIPKVTKDQISPIGSLIKKKDLSIVDFKFNDLPGLWQHFSIPAKELAKETDPSSGIWAEGIGFDGSSIRGFQKIQESDMVLYLDPSTAVVDPVCEVPTLSIVCNVFDPINKVAYSRDPRYIAQKAEAYLKSSGIGDESFWGPEYEFFLFNDVRYSQTVNEGFYSVDSTEGIWNSGRDEDPNLGYKIRHKEGYFPVPPHDSLQDVRSHIINKMIDTGIPVEVHHHEVATAGQNEIDIRYNSLVRQADNCLMYKYIVKNVALQFGMVATFMPKPLFGDNGSGMHTHQSIWKGGKNLFFDPKGYGMISQTAKYYIGGLLTHANALMAFCAPSTNSYKRLVPGYEAPVNLVYSLRNRSAAVRIPMYSENPKSKRIEFRPPDPTCNPYLSFSALLMAGIDGIKKKIDPGKPFEGNTYELDGKAAKKLPTVPGSLEQSIDALESDHKFLLEGGVFTPDVIEAWIELKRAEIDAVRLRPHPWEFQLYFDV, encoded by the coding sequence ATGGCACAAAAGACCACGATACCAAAGGTGACAAAGGACCAGATCAGCCCGATTGGTTCTCTTATAAAAAAGAAGGATCTCTCGATTGTTGATTTCAAATTCAACGACCTGCCGGGACTCTGGCAGCATTTCTCTATCCCGGCAAAAGAACTCGCAAAGGAAACCGACCCCAGCTCCGGCATCTGGGCAGAAGGGATCGGCTTTGACGGTTCGTCCATCCGGGGGTTCCAGAAGATCCAGGAGTCCGACATGGTCCTGTACCTGGACCCGTCGACGGCAGTTGTCGACCCGGTCTGCGAAGTCCCCACGCTCTCCATCGTCTGTAACGTCTTTGACCCGATCAACAAGGTAGCCTACAGCCGCGACCCGCGATACATTGCCCAGAAGGCAGAGGCATACCTCAAGTCCTCCGGCATTGGCGACGAGAGTTTCTGGGGACCGGAATACGAGTTCTTCCTCTTTAACGATGTGAGATACTCCCAGACCGTCAACGAAGGATTCTACTCGGTCGATTCCACCGAGGGTATCTGGAACTCCGGCCGCGACGAGGACCCGAATCTCGGCTACAAGATCCGGCACAAGGAAGGATACTTCCCGGTCCCGCCGCACGACTCGCTCCAGGATGTAAGAAGCCACATCATCAACAAGATGATCGATACGGGCATCCCGGTAGAAGTCCACCACCACGAAGTGGCAACAGCAGGACAAAACGAGATCGATATCCGGTACAACTCGCTTGTCAGGCAGGCCGACAACTGCCTGATGTACAAATACATCGTCAAGAACGTTGCCCTCCAGTTCGGCATGGTTGCAACGTTCATGCCAAAGCCGCTCTTTGGCGACAATGGCTCCGGCATGCACACCCACCAGTCCATCTGGAAGGGCGGCAAAAACCTGTTCTTCGATCCGAAAGGCTACGGTATGATCAGCCAGACCGCAAAGTACTACATCGGCGGTCTCTTAACGCATGCAAATGCGCTCATGGCCTTCTGCGCCCCGTCAACCAACTCGTATAAGCGTCTCGTGCCCGGCTACGAAGCACCGGTCAACCTCGTGTACTCGCTCCGGAACCGCTCGGCGGCAGTCAGGATCCCGATGTACTCCGAGAACCCCAAGTCGAAGCGGATCGAATTCCGTCCGCCCGACCCGACCTGCAACCCGTACCTTTCGTTCTCGGCCCTCCTGATGGCCGGTATCGACGGTATCAAGAAGAAGATCGACCCGGGCAAGCCCTTCGAAGGAAACACCTACGAGCTCGACGGCAAGGCGGCAAAGAAGCTCCCGACCGTTCCCGGCTCGCTCGAACAGTCCATCGATGCACTCGAAAGCGACCACAAGTTCCTGCTCGAAGGCGGCGTCTTCACACCGGATGTCATCGAGGCATGGATCGAGCTCAAGCGTGCAGAGATCGACGCAGTCCGGCTCCGCCCCCACCCGTGGGAGTTCCAGCTCTACTTCGACGTATAA